From Enterobacteriaceae endosymbiont of Donacia simplex, one genomic window encodes:
- the pgi gene encoding glucose-6-phosphate isomerase gives MKNINPTKTISWKYLENHLQEMKKTTINDLFKIDKNRFENFSINFENKILFDYSKNFINKTTIHYLINLAKETKCIDAINSMFYGKKINITEQKSVLHTALRYNHNYFLKNKKIYNNIDKILKKIENISNNIISGTWKGYTNKKIKNIINIGIGGSHLGPLMVTESLQEYKNKLNLFFLSNIDSNKLIKIINKIKPEESLFIIASKTFSTQETMTNALSIKKWFIKNININLNKDIFSKHFIAVTNNINSAIDFGINKNNILPLLSEIGGRFSLWSSIGLSISLSIGFNNFKKLLQGANKMDYHFFSTPINRNIPIIMALISIWYNNFWNTETEAIIPYCDNMRFLPSYLQQLNMESNGKSIDRNGNKIKYQTSPIIWGDVGTNGQHSFFQMLHQGTKLIPCDFIASAISNSKKYTNHHIKLIANYIAQTKALAFGNINSFSCKKNLYQCCFGNKPSNSIFLKKITPYNLGLLISYYEHKIFIQGVILNIFSFDQWGVELGKEIANYLYKDLNKNSQNINQYDYSSQGLINFYKHFH, from the coding sequence ATGAAAAATATTAATCCTACAAAAACTATTTCCTGGAAATATTTAGAAAATCATTTACAAGAAATGAAAAAAACGACTATTAATGATTTATTTAAAATAGATAAAAATAGATTTGAAAATTTTTCAATTAATTTTGAAAACAAAATTCTGTTTGATTATTCAAAAAATTTTATTAATAAAACAACTATACATTATTTAATAAATTTAGCTAAAGAAACTAAATGTATTGATGCTATTAATTCAATGTTTTATGGTAAAAAAATTAATATTACAGAACAAAAATCTGTATTACATACAGCATTAAGATATAATCATAATTATTTTTTAAAAAATAAAAAAATTTATAATAATATAGATAAAATTTTAAAAAAAATTGAAAATATTTCTAATAATATTATTTCAGGAACATGGAAAGGTTATACAAATAAAAAAATTAAAAATATAATAAATATAGGAATAGGAGGTTCTCATTTAGGACCTTTAATGGTTACAGAATCATTACAAGAATATAAAAATAAATTAAATTTATTTTTTTTATCAAATATTGATTCAAATAAATTAATAAAGATTATTAATAAAATAAAACCAGAAGAAAGTTTATTTATTATTGCATCAAAAACTTTTAGTACACAAGAAACAATGACTAATGCTTTAAGTATAAAGAAATGGTTTATAAAAAATATAAATATAAATTTAAATAAAGATATTTTTTCAAAACATTTTATTGCAGTTACAAATAATATTAATTCTGCAATAGATTTTGGTATAAATAAAAACAATATTTTACCATTATTATCTGAAATAGGAGGACGATTTTCTTTATGGTCTTCCATTGGATTAAGCATATCTTTATCTATTGGATTTAATAATTTTAAAAAATTATTACAAGGAGCAAATAAAATGGATTATCATTTTTTTTCTACTCCTATAAATAGGAATATTCCTATTATTATGGCTTTAATTAGTATCTGGTACAATAATTTTTGGAATACAGAAACAGAAGCAATAATCCCCTATTGCGATAATATGCGTTTTTTACCATCATATTTACAACAATTAAATATGGAATCTAATGGTAAATCTATAGATAGAAATGGTAATAAAATAAAATACCAGACTAGCCCGATTATATGGGGAGATGTAGGTACTAACGGACAACATTCTTTTTTTCAAATGTTACATCAAGGAACTAAATTGATACCATGTGATTTTATAGCTTCCGCTATATCTAATAGTAAAAAATATACAAATCATCATATAAAACTTATTGCAAATTATATTGCACAAACGAAAGCATTAGCATTTGGTAATATAAATAGTTTTTCTTGTAAGAAAAATTTATATCAATGTTGTTTTGGAAATAAGCCAAGTAATTCTATTTTTTTAAAAAAAATAACTCCTTATAATTTAGGATTATTAATTTCATATTATGAACATAAAATTTTTATACAAGGAGTAATTTTAAATATATTTTCTTTTGACCAATGGGGAGTAGAATTAGGAAAAGAAATAGCTAATTATTTATATAAAGATCTAAATAAAAATAGTCAAAATATAAATCAATATGATTACTCATCTCAAGGATTAATTAATTTTTATAAACATTTTCATTAA
- the holA gene encoding DNA polymerase III subunit delta produces the protein MNKILLDNFDKNIYNKKYFCYIIGGDEIFFIKKNINLLFKKLLKLGYLKNQIIIIDDNTVWNDIFSKFIIIDFFCKKQIIHLMFLNKKIFFKFKNNIINVIKYIDINNILILEIHDYINLYIEKIIKNFINNKYLIFHKYNKLNDKKLINWIYYRFKKLNLFINEKNCNLLKNLYSKNLMLLNQIIENIYINNNNQNYLDNIFYIKNNNLITSILLGNIKNSFEIIKQMKNNKQNIFLIFNKLQKTFFLIFKIYRNLKKYPLNIIFKKFLISLSKEYFYKKILKRINNQKLYLIFKLLLEIEINIKSFIINNYAEKYFWIDLKKLIFLIS, from the coding sequence ATGAATAAAATATTGTTAGATAATTTTGATAAAAATATTTATAACAAAAAATATTTTTGTTATATTATAGGCGGTGATGAAATTTTTTTTATTAAAAAAAATATAAATTTATTATTTAAAAAATTATTAAAATTAGGTTATCTTAAAAATCAAATAATAATTATTGACGATAATACTGTTTGGAATGATATTTTTTCTAAATTTATTATAATTGATTTTTTTTGTAAAAAACAAATAATACATTTAATGTTCTTAAATAAAAAAATTTTCTTTAAATTTAAAAATAATATTATTAATGTAATTAAATATATAGATATTAATAATATTCTAATTTTAGAAATTCATGATTATATAAATTTATATATAGAAAAAATTATAAAAAATTTTATAAATAATAAATATTTAATATTTCATAAATATAATAAATTAAATGATAAAAAATTAATTAATTGGATTTATTATCGTTTTAAAAAATTAAATTTATTTATAAATGAAAAAAATTGTAATTTATTAAAAAATTTATATTCAAAAAATTTAATGTTATTAAATCAAATTATAGAAAATATTTATATAAATAATAATAATCAAAATTATCTAGATAATATTTTTTATATAAAAAATAATAATTTAATTACTTCTATTTTATTAGGTAATATAAAAAATAGTTTTGAAATTATTAAACAAATGAAAAATAATAAACAAAATATTTTTTTAATTTTTAATAAATTACAAAAAACTTTTTTTTTAATTTTTAAAATATATAGAAATTTAAAAAAATATCCTTTAAATATAATTTTTAAAAAATTTCTAATATCTTTATCAAAAGAATATTTTTATAAAAAAATATTAAAGAGAATAAATAATCAAAAATTATATTTAATATTTAAATTATTATTAGAAATTGAAATAAATATTAAAAGTTTTATAATAAATAATTATGCAGAAAAATATTTTTGGATTGATTTAAAAAAATTAATTTTTTTAATTTCATAA
- the leuS gene encoding leucine--tRNA ligase — protein sequence MKKEYSPKEIEFYVQKKWEVEKTFKVIENYNKQKFYCLSMLPYPSGKLHMGHVRNYTIGDVIARYQRMLGKNVLHPIGWDAFGLPAEIAAHNHNISPNIWTKNNILYMKKQLQLLGFSFNWDREIRTCDPNYYRWEQWFFLKLYKLGLAYKKNDIVNWCPIDKTVLANEQVINKCCWRCNSIVTKKKVQQWFLKITNYAEELLNNLKFLDGWPKKIKNMQKNWIGKIEGIKIFFKIYNINYTFSVFIKKKYYYIINNISFIKILYNHSICKKFINNKKIKKFINKYSSLSYLDKNNFQFNKIKYINSELFAYNIVLNKKIPIIIVNYLSSYSKIKATISNPQHNKQDYNFIQEYNMSVISKNKILNLSNNIKNNNEFIIQDLIFKKQASNKKYFNLKDWSISRQRIWGTPIPIINTKNKQCIPLQQKDLPLIFPEKFFNKNIKDSYSEKIKNNLDWFQYNYNGIIGQLETDTLDTFIESSWYYARYTCNNEKNSMINKKNAQYWLPVDQYIGGIEHATMHLIYFRFFHKLMRDVGLLNTNEPVKNLLCQGMVLANSYYYIDKKKKYHWIKEKNVFFDKKNNIFIDNKGRKLINNGMIKMSKSKNNGIDPQNIIEKYGADSLRLFIMFAAPPTIDLEWQEKGIKGMYRFLKKIWKFIYKYKKLSDNYQKLKKNKLFFSYNKKQLIIQNYINKTITKITNNFEQNQSFNTAISSIMILFNKVKKYKIFNDIDYTIIFNGILSILKMLYPFTPHICFVLWKYMGNKNNIDYELWPLITNIDTNKINNKFKIVIQIDGKKKYILSILNKYKDKQNYIKEYILSHNKISKLLINVKIIKIIYIPQKIFNIVTKKK from the coding sequence ATGAAAAAAGAATATTCTCCTAAAGAAATAGAATTTTATGTACAAAAAAAATGGGAAGTTGAAAAAACTTTTAAAGTCATTGAAAATTATAATAAACAAAAATTTTACTGTCTTTCAATGTTACCATATCCTTCAGGAAAATTACATATGGGTCATGTACGTAATTATACTATAGGAGATGTTATTGCAAGATATCAGAGAATGTTAGGAAAAAATGTTTTACATCCAATTGGATGGGATGCTTTTGGATTGCCAGCTGAAATAGCCGCTCATAATCATAATATATCTCCTAATATATGGACTAAGAATAATATTTTATATATGAAAAAACAATTACAATTATTGGGATTTAGTTTTAATTGGGATAGAGAAATTAGAACATGTGATCCTAATTATTATCGTTGGGAACAATGGTTTTTTTTAAAATTATATAAATTAGGATTAGCATATAAAAAAAATGATATAGTTAATTGGTGTCCTATTGATAAAACTGTCTTAGCTAACGAACAAGTAATTAATAAATGTTGTTGGAGATGTAATAGTATTGTTACAAAAAAAAAAGTTCAACAATGGTTTTTAAAAATTACTAATTATGCTGAAGAATTACTTAATAATTTAAAATTTTTAGATGGTTGGCCTAAAAAAATAAAAAATATGCAAAAAAATTGGATTGGTAAAATAGAAGGAATAAAAATTTTTTTTAAAATTTATAATATTAATTATACATTCAGTGTATTTATAAAAAAAAAATATTATTATATTATTAATAATATTTCATTTATTAAAATTTTATATAATCATTCAATATGTAAAAAATTTATAAATAATAAAAAAATTAAAAAATTTATTAATAAATATTCATCTTTATCTTATTTAGACAAAAATAATTTTCAATTTAATAAAATAAAATATATTAATAGTGAATTATTTGCATATAATATTGTTCTAAACAAAAAAATACCAATAATAATTGTAAATTATTTATCTTCTTATAGTAAAATTAAAGCAACTATTAGTAATCCACAACATAATAAACAAGATTATAATTTTATACAAGAATATAATATGTCAGTTATATCAAAAAATAAAATATTAAATTTATCTAATAATATTAAAAATAATAATGAATTCATCATTCAAGATTTAATTTTTAAAAAACAGGCATCTAATAAAAAATATTTTAATTTAAAAGATTGGAGTATTTCAAGACAACGTATATGGGGAACCCCAATTCCTATAATTAACACAAAAAATAAACAGTGTATACCATTACAACAAAAAGATTTACCTCTTATTTTTCCAGAAAAATTTTTTAATAAAAATATAAAAGATAGTTATAGTGAAAAAATTAAAAATAATTTAGATTGGTTTCAATATAATTATAATGGAATAATAGGACAATTAGAAACAGATACATTGGATACTTTTATCGAATCTTCGTGGTATTATGCTAGATATACTTGTAATAATGAAAAAAATAGTATGATAAATAAAAAAAATGCTCAATACTGGTTACCTGTAGACCAATATATTGGTGGAATAGAACATGCTACCATGCATTTAATATATTTTCGTTTTTTTCATAAATTAATGAGAGATGTAGGATTATTAAATACTAATGAACCAGTTAAAAATTTATTATGTCAAGGAATGGTATTAGCAAACTCTTATTATTATATAGATAAAAAAAAAAAGTATCATTGGATTAAAGAAAAAAATGTTTTTTTTGATAAAAAAAATAATATTTTTATTGATAATAAAGGAAGAAAATTAATTAATAATGGTATGATTAAAATGTCTAAGTCTAAAAATAATGGTATTGATCCTCAAAATATTATTGAAAAATATGGAGCAGATTCTTTACGTCTTTTTATTATGTTTGCGGCTCCACCAACAATAGATTTAGAATGGCAAGAAAAAGGAATTAAAGGAATGTATAGATTTTTAAAAAAAATATGGAAATTTATTTATAAATATAAAAAATTATCTGATAATTATCAAAAACTTAAAAAAAATAAATTATTTTTTTCTTATAATAAAAAACAATTAATAATACAAAATTATATAAATAAAACTATTACTAAAATAACAAATAATTTTGAACAAAATCAATCTTTTAATACAGCAATATCATCAATAATGATTTTATTTAATAAAGTTAAAAAATATAAAATATTTAATGATATTGATTATACCATTATTTTTAATGGAATATTATCTATATTAAAAATGCTTTATCCTTTTACCCCACATATTTGTTTTGTATTATGGAAATATATGGGAAATAAAAATAATATAGATTATGAGTTATGGCCTTTAATTACAAACATTGATACTAATAAAATAAATAATAAATTTAAAATTGTAATTCAAATAGACGGAAAAAAAAAATATATTCTATCTATACTAAATAAATATAAAGATAAACAGAATTATATTAAAGAATATATATTATCACATAATAAAATATCTAAACTTTTAATAAATGTTAAAATAATAAAAATAATATATATACCACAAAAAATATTTAATATAGTAACAAAAAAAAAATAA
- the fldA gene encoding flavodoxin FldA — translation MSKIGIFFGSDTGNTENVAFKIQKILSKKISSVFNISEVEKKDIEKYNILLFGVPTWYYGEVQCDWENFLPILQKINFKNKYLGLFGCGDQEDYGEYFCNAIKVIYDIVKTNKAQIIGYWPTKGYYFHDTKSLKNKKYFLGLTIDEDRQPKLTNLRIKTWTQQISKELKI, via the coding sequence ATGTCAAAAATTGGTATCTTTTTTGGTAGTGATACAGGTAATACTGAAAATGTTGCTTTTAAAATACAAAAAATTTTAAGTAAAAAAATTTCTTCAGTTTTTAATATTTCTGAAGTTGAAAAAAAAGATATTGAAAAATATAATATCCTCTTATTTGGAGTTCCAACATGGTACTATGGAGAGGTACAATGTGATTGGGAAAATTTTTTACCTATTTTACAAAAAATAAATTTTAAAAATAAATATTTAGGTTTATTTGGTTGTGGTGATCAAGAAGATTATGGAGAATATTTTTGTAATGCTATAAAAGTAATTTATGATATTGTTAAAACTAATAAGGCTCAAATAATAGGATATTGGCCAACTAAAGGATATTATTTTCATGATACTAAAAGTTTAAAAAATAAAAAATATTTTTTAGGATTAACTATTGATGAAGATAGACAGCCAAAATTAACTAATTTACGTATTAAAACTTGGACTCAACAAATATCTAAAGAATTAAAAATTTAA
- the ybeY gene encoding rRNA maturation RNase YbeY, whose amino-acid sequence MKLNIVLNYYNFCKNSSNLPLKNDIFYWLYKIFSKKNIQKIELNISIVEKEFILKLNKKYLNISKPTNVLSFLLEKNFLKKTLLGDIILCKEIIEYESFLQKKSLKFHWAHIIVHACLHLLTYNHESIKETCIMQLKEIKILKLIGYNNPYF is encoded by the coding sequence ATGAAATTAAATATAGTTCTAAATTATTACAATTTTTGTAAAAATAGTAGTAATTTACCTTTAAAAAATGATATTTTTTATTGGTTATATAAAATTTTTTCAAAAAAAAATATTCAAAAAATTGAATTAAATATTTCTATTGTAGAAAAAGAATTTATTTTAAAACTAAATAAAAAATATTTAAATATTTCTAAACCAACTAATGTTTTATCTTTTTTATTAGAAAAAAATTTTTTAAAAAAAACATTATTAGGTGATATTATTTTATGTAAAGAAATTATTGAATATGAATCTTTTTTACAAAAAAAATCATTAAAATTTCATTGGGCACATATTATTGTACATGCATGTTTACATTTATTAACATATAATCATGAAAGTATTAAAGAAACTTGTATAATGCAATTAAAAGAAATAAAAATACTTAAATTAATTGGATATAATAATCCATATTTTTAA
- the glnS gene encoding glutamine--tRNA ligase, with the protein MYKYNNFYKKNFIFKIIEHDIKNKKYNLICTRFPPEPNGYLHIGHIKSICLNFSIAKFYRGKCFLRIDDTNPSTENIKYIKSIKKDLIWLGFKWDQNIKYTSSYFNIMYKYAIDLINKNLAYIDELSIENIRNYRGTLLIPGINSPYRDRPIKENLKLFEKMRLGKFPEGSLSLRAKIDMKSKIIIMRDPVLYRIKFQKHHQTNKKWCIYPTYDFSHCISDAIEGITHSLCTLEFQDNRILYNWILDHISIKNHPKQYEFSKLNIEYGITSKRNINILIKNKIVNGWDDPRLLTISGLRRKGYTALSLKNFCYRIGVTKQNNTIEMSFLESCIKLELNKLAPRAMAILRPLKIIIDNFPLEKKIKLIVPNHPKNKEMGYKNIYFTKEIYIDILDFSEFKKKDFKRLILGGKVRLRYAFVIKAKKIIKDKNNNILCIHCIYYNNTLGIKINTKENKIKGIIHWISCLYTQPAKFYLYNNLFLKKNINNNDNILEFLNPKSLLIYNGFIQKNLLKNNKNKHFQFEREGYFYFDKKYSNKNKIIFNRILSLKKKSK; encoded by the coding sequence ATGTATAAATATAATAATTTTTACAAAAAAAATTTTATTTTTAAAATAATTGAACATGATATAAAAAATAAAAAATATAATTTAATATGTACTAGATTTCCTCCAGAACCTAATGGTTATTTACATATAGGACATATAAAATCTATTTGTTTAAATTTTTCAATTGCCAAATTTTATAGAGGAAAATGTTTTTTAAGAATTGATGATACTAATCCTTCTACAGAAAATATAAAATATATTAAATCTATAAAAAAAGATTTAATATGGTTAGGATTTAAGTGGGATCAAAACATAAAATATACATCTAGTTATTTTAATATAATGTATAAATATGCTATTGATTTAATTAATAAAAATTTAGCTTATATTGATGAATTAAGTATAGAAAATATTCGAAATTATAGAGGTACATTATTAATACCTGGTATAAATAGTCCATATAGAGATCGACCAATAAAAGAAAATTTAAAATTATTTGAAAAAATGCGTTTAGGAAAATTTCCTGAGGGTAGTTTATCTTTGCGTGCAAAAATAGATATGAAATCAAAAATAATTATAATGAGAGATCCTGTATTATATAGAATTAAATTTCAAAAACATCATCAAACTAATAAAAAATGGTGTATATATCCAACTTACGATTTTAGTCATTGTATATCTGATGCAATTGAAGGAATCACACATTCTTTATGTACATTAGAATTTCAAGATAATAGAATATTATATAATTGGATTCTTGATCATATTAGTATAAAAAATCATCCTAAACAATATGAATTTTCAAAATTAAATATAGAATATGGAATAACTTCAAAAAGAAATATTAATATTTTAATAAAAAACAAAATAGTTAATGGATGGGATGATCCTCGTTTATTAACTATTTCTGGATTACGAAGAAAAGGATATACAGCTTTATCTTTAAAAAATTTTTGTTATCGAATAGGAGTAACTAAGCAAAATAATACTATAGAAATGTCTTTTTTAGAATCTTGTATAAAATTAGAATTAAATAAATTAGCTCCTAGAGCAATGGCAATACTAAGACCTTTAAAAATTATTATTGATAATTTTCCTTTAGAAAAAAAAATAAAATTAATAGTTCCTAATCACCCTAAAAATAAGGAAATGGGATATAAAAATATTTATTTTACTAAAGAAATATATATAGATATTTTAGATTTTTCTGAATTTAAAAAAAAAGATTTTAAAAGACTTATTTTAGGAGGAAAAGTAAGATTAAGATATGCTTTTGTAATTAAAGCAAAAAAAATTATAAAAGATAAAAATAATAATATTCTTTGTATACATTGTATATATTATAATAATACATTAGGAATTAAAATAAATACAAAAGAAAATAAAATAAAAGGTATTATTCATTGGATATCTTGTTTATATACCCAACCTGCTAAATTTTATTTATATAATAATTTATTTTTAAAAAAAAATATTAATAATAATGATAATATTTTAGAATTTTTAAATCCAAAATCATTATTAATATATAATGGATTTATACAAAAAAATTTATTAAAAAATAATAAAAATAAACATTTTCAATTTGAAAGAGAAGGATATTTTTATTTTGATAAAAAATATTCAAATAAAAATAAAATAATTTTTAATAGGATTTTATCATTAAAAAAAAAAAGTAAATAA
- a CDS encoding alpha/beta fold hydrolase: protein MIKYFFLTNLFCMILSYLIIPNNSSFIKEKYTIIILHGLFGNKKSLYSMGIFLNKYLKYKIILLDIRNHGLSPQNKKMNYISLSKDVLDTLCFLNIKKNIIFIGHSMGGKIAMNITQFNLLDNIKTIIILDIAPVKYQFFNKNIFFVLEKISQEKILTRKNAFYIMKLYIKNKYIINTLLKTFINGKWEFNLPILKNEYQKILDWNLISKWSGNIFFLKGEKSNYINKNYYKNIFSQFPNAKIYNVKNVGHLLHIENTKLVFNVILKICYKQYF from the coding sequence ATGATAAAATATTTTTTTTTAACAAATTTATTTTGTATGATTCTTAGTTATTTAATTATTCCAAATAATAGTTCTTTTATTAAAGAAAAATATACAATTATTATATTACATGGATTATTTGGAAATAAAAAAAGTTTATATTCAATGGGGATATTTTTAAATAAATATTTAAAATATAAAATTATATTATTAGATATTAGAAATCATGGTTTATCACCACAAAATAAAAAAATGAATTATATTTCTTTATCTAAAGATGTATTAGATACATTATGTTTTTTAAATATAAAAAAAAATATTATTTTTATTGGCCATTCTATGGGTGGTAAAATAGCTATGAATATTACTCAATTTAACTTATTAGATAATATTAAAACTATTATTATTTTAGATATTGCTCCTGTAAAATATCAATTTTTTAATAAAAATATATTTTTTGTATTAGAAAAAATTTCTCAAGAAAAAATTTTAACAAGAAAAAATGCATTTTATATAATGAAATTATATATTAAGAATAAATATATAATAAATACATTATTAAAAACATTTATAAATGGTAAATGGGAATTTAATTTACCAATATTAAAAAATGAATATCAAAAAATTTTAGATTGGAATTTAATTTCTAAATGGTCTGGAAATATTTTTTTCCTAAAAGGAGAAAAATCAAATTATATAAATAAAAATTATTATAAAAATATTTTTTCTCAATTTCCTAATGCTAAAATATATAATGTTAAAAATGTTGGTCATTTATTACATATTGAAAATACAAAATTAGTATTTAATGTAATATTAAAAATATGTTATAAACAATATTTTTAG
- the miaB gene encoding tRNA (N6-isopentenyl adenosine(37)-C2)-methylthiotransferase MiaB, whose protein sequence is MSNDKLYIKTWGCQMNEYDSSKIADLMENRLNCKITKSIKNANILILNTCSIREKAQEKLFHQLGRWKNLKKNNPSIIIGVGGCVATQEGKKILNRANYVDIIFGPQTIHRLPQMVYKIRKFKKYLIDISFPKIEKFQFFPVTKTKNVSSFISIIEGCNKYCTYCIVPHTRGKEISRPYQDILLEIKNLSIQGVKEIHLLGQNVNSYNYFDNKNKKSYTFTKLLLLISQIDNIKRIRFTTSHPKDFSDDLINVYKKIPKLVNFLHLPVQSGSDKILSLMKRRYNISEYIQIINKLRIVRPNIQISSDFIVGFPGETKKDFENTLSLILDLDLDMGFSFIYSPRPKTPASKIKDNINILEKKRRLYLLQHYIKQQTKKFSTKMLNTIQTILVEGISTQNNKYFGKTENNRIVFFISDKNYIGKFINVKIIDSYIYSLYGKFISLYKD, encoded by the coding sequence ATGTCAAATGATAAATTATATATTAAAACTTGGGGCTGTCAAATGAATGAATATGATTCTTCTAAGATAGCTGATCTTATGGAAAATAGATTAAATTGTAAAATTACTAAATCTATAAAAAATGCAAATATTTTAATATTAAATACTTGTTCTATTAGAGAAAAAGCCCAAGAAAAATTATTTCATCAATTAGGAAGATGGAAAAATTTAAAAAAAAATAATCCATCTATTATTATTGGAGTAGGAGGATGTGTTGCCACACAAGAAGGTAAAAAAATATTAAATAGAGCAAATTACGTAGATATTATTTTTGGTCCACAAACTATTCATAGATTACCTCAAATGGTGTATAAAATACGTAAGTTTAAAAAATATTTAATTGATATTAGCTTTCCGAAAATTGAAAAATTCCAATTTTTTCCTGTAACAAAAACAAAAAATGTAAGTTCTTTTATTTCAATTATAGAAGGTTGTAATAAATATTGTACTTATTGTATAGTACCTCATACTAGAGGAAAAGAAATTAGTAGACCTTATCAAGATATACTTTTAGAAATTAAAAATTTATCTATTCAAGGAGTTAAAGAAATACATTTATTAGGACAAAATGTTAATTCTTATAATTATTTTGATAATAAAAATAAAAAATCTTATACTTTTACAAAACTATTACTATTAATTTCTCAAATAGATAATATAAAAAGAATTAGATTTACTACAAGTCATCCAAAAGACTTTTCTGATGATTTAATTAATGTATATAAGAAAATTCCTAAATTAGTAAATTTTTTACATTTACCAGTACAAAGTGGTTCTGATAAGATTTTATCTTTAATGAAAAGAAGATATAATATTTCTGAATATATTCAAATAATAAATAAACTTAGAATTGTTAGACCTAATATTCAAATTAGTTCTGATTTTATAGTTGGATTTCCAGGAGAAACGAAAAAAGATTTTGAAAATACTCTTTCTTTAATTTTAGATCTAGATTTAGATATGGGTTTTAGTTTTATTTATTCTCCTAGACCAAAAACTCCTGCTAGTAAAATAAAAGATAATATAAATATTTTAGAAAAGAAACGAAGATTATATTTATTACAACATTATATAAAACAACAAACTAAAAAATTTAGTACAAAAATGTTAAACACAATACAAACTATTTTAGTAGAAGGTATATCAACTCAAAATAATAAATATTTTGGAAAAACAGAAAATAATAGAATAGTTTTTTTTATAAGTGATAAAAATTATATTGGTAAATTTATTAATGTAAAAATTATTGATTCTTATATATATTCTTTATATGGAAAATTTATATCTTTATATAAAGATTAA